One genomic window of Marinobacter adhaerens HP15 includes the following:
- the waaA gene encoding lipid IV(A) 3-deoxy-D-manno-octulosonic acid transferase: MLQFIYSQLIRLFLPFILLRLWWHGRRAPELRRNWYQRLGIVPRASGTVVWVHAVSVGETIAAAPMVRRLLARNPGITILMTAMTDTGLSQARKMFGDQVQYAYAPYDTPGSIRRFLDRANPRILVIMETEIWPNMIRQCRARRVPVFLINARLSERSARGYERVRGLAAPIMRSISWVAAQAEKDAERFRRIGVAPAKVAVTGSVKFDVDIPENVRAAAAALRQKLAGRPVWIAGSTHGSENDELLTAHGRVLADHPKALLILVPRHPDRFDPVAERALKEGLALARRSRGEDPVKAQVYLGDTMGELMMLYGASDLAFVGGSLIERGGHNPLEPAGWGIPVFSGPHIFNFETIYQRLLDDRGVKLVADSDDLAAHVSSLFSDDTERQAIGQRALAVVNKNRGALDKVVDGIIERV; the protein is encoded by the coding sequence GTGCTGCAATTTATCTATTCCCAGCTTATTAGGCTGTTCCTGCCGTTCATCCTCCTGCGTCTCTGGTGGCACGGGCGCCGAGCTCCGGAGCTGAGGCGCAACTGGTACCAGCGCCTGGGCATCGTGCCGCGGGCAAGCGGTACGGTCGTCTGGGTTCATGCTGTCTCGGTAGGTGAAACCATAGCGGCTGCGCCAATGGTGCGGCGTCTGCTGGCCCGCAACCCGGGCATTACTATCCTGATGACGGCCATGACAGACACCGGCCTGTCTCAAGCGCGCAAGATGTTCGGTGATCAAGTCCAGTACGCCTACGCTCCTTACGATACGCCAGGTTCGATTCGTCGCTTCCTCGACCGCGCCAATCCCCGGATTCTGGTTATCATGGAGACCGAAATCTGGCCGAACATGATTCGCCAGTGCCGGGCCCGCCGCGTTCCCGTATTTTTGATCAATGCCCGGCTGTCAGAGCGTTCCGCTCGCGGTTACGAGCGCGTCCGCGGCCTGGCTGCGCCTATCATGCGCAGCATCAGCTGGGTGGCTGCCCAGGCCGAAAAAGACGCCGAGAGGTTTCGCCGGATCGGAGTTGCCCCGGCGAAAGTGGCCGTTACGGGAAGCGTCAAATTTGATGTGGATATTCCGGAGAATGTGAGAGCGGCGGCCGCGGCGCTTCGACAGAAGCTTGCGGGTCGGCCGGTCTGGATTGCCGGCAGCACTCATGGCAGTGAGAATGATGAGTTGCTGACCGCCCATGGCAGGGTTCTGGCAGACCACCCCAAGGCGTTGTTGATTCTGGTTCCGCGACACCCCGACCGCTTTGATCCGGTGGCGGAAAGGGCGCTGAAGGAAGGGCTGGCACTGGCCCGTCGGTCTCGTGGAGAAGACCCGGTCAAGGCCCAGGTATATCTGGGAGATACCATGGGTGAGCTGATGATGCTCTACGGTGCCAGCGACCTGGCGTTCGTTGGCGGCTCGCTGATTGAGCGCGGTGGCCATAATCCCCTGGAACCCGCCGGATGGGGTATTCCGGTGTTTTCAGGCCCGCACATCTTCAATTTTGAAACCATTTACCAACGCCTGCTGGACGATCGGGGCGTTAAGCTGGTTGCCGATTCAGATGATCTGGCCGCGCACGTGTCGTCTCTCTTTAGTGACGATACGGAACGGCAAGCAATTGGTCAGCGAGCGCTGGCAGTTGTTAACAAGAACCGCGGCGCACTCGACAAGGTGGTTGACGGCATTATCGAACGGGTCTGA
- a CDS encoding TolC family outer membrane protein: MKKRLLSGLIGLMAAQPALSMDLVETYEKALSYDSGIAAARASFEAQQAASDVSQSALLPQIGAFGEGNYIDVDGPSQDNSYQELNYGVQLTQPLFRADAWFRYDASKFQTESARAEYNLAQQQLILDVATAYFNVLRARDTVTTARATEAAIQRQYEQAQERFDVGLIAITEVYEARASYDDSKSQRIAAENQLNVAREQLARLTGEYAEELDNLRQNFPLGRPDPMDPSAWEATALEQNWSIQSALFELNANEAGLREAKAGHYPTLDLNASYGKTDLNGIDGANAPITSQQDGTTTRGTIGLTLNVPLYSGGGTQAGVRQQRSLVTVAEQSLNTVRRDVRVNTRSLFLTVNNNVETASALEQTIVSRRSALDATRAGYEVGTRNIVEVLDAERAYYVALRDYANARYDYVINSLQLKQAAGTLSPQDLIELNNWLSAAAPGIEALANEEETLDDPTR, encoded by the coding sequence ATGAAGAAGCGATTGCTTTCAGGACTTATTGGCCTCATGGCGGCCCAGCCCGCCCTTTCCATGGATCTGGTCGAGACCTATGAGAAAGCACTGTCCTACGACTCCGGCATTGCCGCCGCGCGAGCAAGTTTTGAAGCTCAACAGGCGGCCAGCGATGTCAGCCAGAGCGCATTATTGCCGCAAATTGGTGCCTTTGGTGAGGGCAACTACATTGATGTTGACGGGCCGAGCCAGGACAACAGCTATCAGGAACTGAATTACGGTGTCCAGTTAACCCAGCCACTGTTCCGGGCTGACGCCTGGTTTCGCTATGACGCCAGCAAGTTCCAGACCGAATCGGCCCGGGCCGAATACAACCTCGCCCAGCAGCAACTGATCCTGGATGTTGCAACCGCGTACTTCAACGTTCTGCGGGCCCGGGACACAGTCACCACCGCCCGGGCAACCGAGGCCGCTATCCAGCGCCAGTATGAGCAGGCTCAGGAACGGTTTGACGTGGGCCTGATTGCCATAACCGAGGTCTATGAGGCGCGTGCCAGCTACGACGACAGCAAGAGCCAGCGTATTGCCGCCGAAAACCAGCTGAACGTGGCCCGTGAACAACTGGCGCGACTGACCGGCGAATACGCCGAAGAACTGGACAATTTGCGCCAGAATTTCCCCCTGGGCCGCCCCGATCCGATGGATCCATCTGCCTGGGAAGCAACCGCCCTGGAGCAGAACTGGTCAATCCAGTCTGCTCTGTTTGAGCTCAACGCCAACGAGGCCGGACTTCGTGAAGCCAAGGCCGGCCACTATCCGACACTGGATCTCAACGCCTCCTACGGCAAAACAGACCTGAACGGCATTGACGGCGCCAACGCACCGATCACAAGCCAGCAAGACGGCACCACGACTCGAGGAACCATCGGGCTTACCCTGAATGTACCCCTCTACTCTGGCGGTGGCACTCAAGCAGGCGTCCGCCAGCAGCGCTCACTGGTAACCGTTGCCGAGCAGTCGCTGAACACCGTTCGCCGGGATGTTCGTGTAAACACGAGAAGTCTGTTTCTGACCGTCAACAATAACGTTGAAACCGCATCCGCACTGGAGCAGACCATTGTCTCCCGCCGCAGCGCACTCGACGCGACCCGTGCAGGATATGAGGTGGGAACCCGGAACATTGTGGAAGTGCTGGATGCCGAGAGAGCCTATTACGTTGCCCTGCGGGATTACGCCAACGCCCGCTACGACTACGTGATCAACTCCCTTCAGCTTAAACAGGCCGCCGGCACCCTGAGCCCCCAGGACCTTATCGAGCTGAACAACTGGCTGAGCGCGGCTGCCCCGGGAATTGAGGCACTGGCCAACGAAGAAGAGACCCTGGACGACCCGACCCGGTAA